In the Lebetimonas natsushimae genome, one interval contains:
- the cas4 gene encoding CRISPR-associated protein Cas4: MITGTMINYYIHCKTQLWLFYHNINLEDNSEDVRIGKVLHGISDEKVDEVSLENIKVDKITRDYVIEIKKSDSDIEAAKWQLLYYLYRLKQKGIYKKGRLEVFEKRKQDKKRIVIELNEENEKRLLEIIEDIEKIINSPMPEPVFESKCRKCAYYEFCFL; encoded by the coding sequence ATGATTACCGGTACTATGATTAATTATTATATCCATTGCAAGACTCAGCTTTGGCTTTTTTACCATAACATAAACCTTGAAGATAACAGCGAGGATGTAAGAATTGGTAAAGTTTTGCACGGAATAAGCGATGAAAAAGTAGATGAGGTAAGTTTAGAAAATATTAAGGTGGATAAAATTACAAGGGATTATGTTATTGAAATTAAAAAAAGCGATAGTGACATTGAAGCGGCAAAATGGCAATTGTTGTATTATCTTTACAGACTTAAACAAAAAGGAATTTATAAAAAAGGAAGGCTTGAAGTCTTTGAAAAACGAAAACAGGATAAGAAAAGAATAGTTATTGAACTTAATGAAGAAAATGAAAAGAGACTTTTGGAAATAATTGAAGATATTGAAAAAATAATAAATTCTCCTATGCCGGAGCCTGTGTTTGAAAGTAAATGCAGAAAATGTGCATATTATGAATTTTGTTTTTTGTAA
- the cas2 gene encoding CRISPR-associated endonuclease Cas2, with the protein MKKDYKTNYVFLMYDIADEESEAGKRRVNKVFKVCKKYLSHHQKSVFRGEITPSKLIKLKNQLKKIIDEDLDFISIIKLKNKNSFLEDTIGKKENNLFI; encoded by the coding sequence ATGAAAAAAGATTATAAAACTAATTATGTGTTTTTGATGTATGATATTGCAGATGAAGAAAGTGAGGCTGGAAAAAGAAGAGTGAATAAAGTGTTTAAAGTTTGCAAAAAATATTTATCCCATCATCAAAAATCTGTATTTAGAGGTGAAATTACTCCAAGTAAACTTATTAAACTTAAAAACCAATTAAAAAAAATAATAGATGAAGATCTTGACTTTATAAGTATAATTAAACTTAAAAATAAAAATAGTTTTTTAGAAGATACAATTGGTAAAAAAGAGAATAATTTATTTATCTGA
- a CDS encoding sigma-54-dependent transcriptional regulator, translating into MKIAVVEDDINMRKSLSLALKSEGYEVVEFRNAIDALKKLDNSVDLIISDITMPRMDGIDFVKELNGKYEVILITGNATLNRAIEALRLGVKDFLTKPFEIEDLITAIERNRKVVTKTNGKKVSVKPSFIAEDEKTKEVLEIAKKVAPTTASVMLLGESGVGKEEFAKFIHENSGRSGKFIAINMSAIPENLIESELFGFEKGAFTDASSSKPGLFELAEGGTLFLDEIGEMPFNLQAKLLRVLQEKEIYRLGSTKAKKIDVRIISATNQNIDELIKNNKFREDLYYRLATIPIKIPPLRERKKDIIPIAEDILTKTIKEYNLEEKILSEEAKETLLNYEFRGNIRELINIIERAAILSGKVITKENLFLL; encoded by the coding sequence GTGAAAATAGCGGTTGTTGAAGATGATATAAATATGAGAAAGTCCTTATCGCTTGCTCTTAAATCCGAAGGATATGAAGTTGTTGAATTTAGAAATGCTATTGATGCATTAAAAAAACTTGATAATTCTGTTGATCTGATAATTTCTGATATTACAATGCCGAGAATGGATGGGATTGATTTTGTAAAAGAATTAAACGGTAAATATGAGGTGATTTTAATTACCGGAAACGCCACTTTAAACAGAGCGATTGAAGCACTGAGGCTAGGGGTAAAGGATTTTTTGACAAAACCGTTTGAGATTGAAGATTTAATAACTGCAATTGAACGAAACAGGAAAGTGGTAACTAAAACAAATGGTAAAAAAGTTTCTGTTAAGCCTTCTTTTATAGCCGAAGATGAAAAGACAAAAGAAGTTTTGGAAATAGCCAAAAAAGTAGCTCCTACAACTGCTAGTGTAATGCTTTTAGGTGAGAGCGGGGTTGGAAAAGAAGAGTTTGCAAAGTTTATCCACGAAAACAGCGGAAGAAGCGGAAAATTTATTGCCATCAATATGAGTGCAATACCTGAAAATTTGATAGAAAGTGAGCTTTTTGGATTTGAAAAAGGCGCTTTTACAGATGCGAGTTCTTCTAAACCCGGACTTTTTGAATTGGCGGAAGGTGGAACTCTTTTTTTGGATGAGATAGGTGAAATGCCTTTTAATCTTCAGGCAAAACTCCTCAGGGTTCTTCAGGAAAAAGAAATTTATAGACTTGGAAGCACAAAAGCAAAAAAAATAGATGTAAGAATTATAAGTGCCACAAACCAAAATATCGATGAACTTATTAAAAACAATAAATTCAGGGAAGATTTATATTACAGACTTGCTACAATTCCAATTAAAATTCCACCTCTAAGAGAGAGAAAAAAGGATATAATTCCAATTGCAGAAGATATTTTGACAAAAACTATAAAAGAATATAATTTAGAAGAAAAAATATTAAGTGAAGAAGCGAAAGAAACCCTTTTGAATTATGAATTCAGAGGTAATATAAGAGAGCTTATCAATATTATTGAAAGAGCGGCAATTTTGAGTGGTAAAGTGATAACAAAAGAAAATTTATTTTTATTATAA
- a CDS encoding aspartate-semialdehyde dehydrogenase has translation MYNVAIVGATGAVGEEFLRVLEEYDFPIKKLVPLASARSVGKEVEFRGESLKVKELTCDVFKEEEIDIAFFSAGGSVSAKFAPCAVEAGAVVIDNTSHFRMDPDVPLVVPEVNPDDIALWNKKGIIANPNCSTIQMVISLAPLHREFNIKRVDVATYQAVSGAGKKGMEELFEQMRAIFNFKLDKKVEEREVFQYQIALNVIPHIDKFMDGGWSREELKMVNETNKIMHSKIKVAATCVRVPVLRSHSEAISIYCEKPVNVERAREVLANFQDVKVIDNPEKNEYPMPIIATDTDYVYVGRIRKDLYDDNVLHFFNVADQLRVGAATNAVRIGLKWIEMEGEAFLKGKYGK, from the coding sequence ATGTATAATGTAGCGATTGTGGGAGCGACAGGAGCTGTTGGAGAAGAATTTTTAAGGGTTTTGGAAGAATATGATTTTCCAATTAAAAAACTTGTGCCTCTTGCAAGTGCGAGAAGTGTTGGAAAAGAAGTTGAATTTAGGGGTGAGAGTCTAAAAGTAAAAGAATTAACCTGTGATGTATTTAAAGAAGAAGAAATTGATATAGCATTTTTTAGTGCGGGCGGAAGTGTAAGTGCAAAATTTGCGCCATGTGCAGTAGAAGCCGGGGCAGTTGTTATTGACAATACAAGCCATTTTAGAATGGACCCTGACGTGCCTTTGGTTGTTCCTGAAGTAAATCCGGATGATATAGCATTATGGAATAAAAAAGGAATAATTGCAAATCCTAACTGTTCCACTATTCAAATGGTAATTTCCCTTGCTCCGCTTCACAGAGAATTTAATATTAAAAGAGTAGACGTTGCAACATATCAGGCTGTAAGCGGAGCCGGTAAAAAAGGGATGGAAGAGCTGTTTGAACAGATGAGGGCTATATTTAATTTTAAACTTGATAAAAAAGTTGAAGAAAGAGAAGTTTTTCAATATCAAATTGCCCTAAATGTAATTCCACATATTGACAAATTTATGGACGGTGGATGGAGTAGGGAAGAGCTTAAAATGGTAAATGAAACTAATAAAATTATGCATTCAAAAATAAAAGTTGCAGCAACCTGTGTGAGGGTTCCTGTTCTTAGAAGCCACAGTGAGGCTATTAGCATTTATTGTGAAAAACCGGTAAATGTGGAGAGAGCCAGAGAAGTTTTGGCAAATTTTCAAGATGTAAAAGTAATTGACAATCCTGAGAAAAATGAATATCCAATGCCTATCATTGCAACTGATACCGATTATGTATATGTAGGTAGAATTAGAAAAGATTTATATGATGACAATGTACTTCATTTCTTTAATGTTGCAGACCAATTAAGAGTCGGAGCGGCTACAAATGCCGTAAGAATTGGCCTTAAATGGATAGAAATGGAAGGCGAAGCCTTTTTAAAGGGTAAATATGGAAAATAA
- a CDS encoding YqhA family protein, translating into MENKRGLIETIFESTLWNSRLIVILAVIFGMFGGIALFFIASYDIWEMMVETYKFFFTHYHPEHFHAKIISGIIGAVDLYLIAVVMLLFSFGLYELFISKIDDAENSESGSKILAIHNLDELKDKLGKVVVMVLIVSFFKKVINMDFSTPLEMMYLAGSILALALALYYMHKGAH; encoded by the coding sequence ATGGAAAATAAAAGAGGATTAATAGAAACTATTTTTGAAAGTACTTTATGGAATAGCAGGCTTATAGTGATTTTGGCTGTGATTTTCGGTATGTTTGGAGGAATTGCTCTGTTTTTTATTGCAAGTTATGATATTTGGGAGATGATGGTTGAAACTTATAAATTCTTTTTTACTCATTACCATCCGGAGCACTTCCATGCAAAAATAATAAGCGGAATAATTGGTGCTGTTGATTTATATCTGATTGCCGTTGTTATGCTTTTATTTTCATTTGGTTTGTATGAACTTTTTATTTCAAAAATTGATGATGCGGAAAATAGCGAATCCGGAAGTAAAATTTTAGCTATACACAATTTGGATGAGCTTAAAGACAAGCTTGGAAAAGTTGTTGTAATGGTTTTAATTGTAAGTTTTTTTAAAAAAGTTATAAATATGGATTTTTCTACACCTCTTGAGATGATGTATTTAGCAGGGAGTATTTTAGCGCTTGCCTTAGCACTTTATTATATGCATAAAGGCGCTCATTAA
- a CDS encoding radical SAM protein, whose product MKYIFGPVASRRFGMSLGIDLSPDKKRCNFDCIYCELEPAKPIMEYDNPPKVDDIFEEVKEAVGKFEFDVLTITSNGEPTLYPNLNELIDKLKTLNKKLLILSNSSTIMKKDIQNALKKLDIVKLSLDAVTPSVFKKIDRPAKGINIEKIINGIIEFRKIYNGELIIETLVVKGINDRVDEFKNLNEVLAKINPDRVDISTIDRPPAYRVEGVSIERLFELAEYIKNQNIFIPTREKINYKIENLTKEELLETLKRRPFSESDVKNILDEHTLKLFNDLEKEKLLEEIWVGGVKFYKALV is encoded by the coding sequence ATGAAATATATATTCGGCCCTGTGGCTTCCCGCCGCTTTGGAATGAGCTTAGGAATTGATTTAAGTCCTGATAAAAAAAGGTGCAATTTTGATTGTATCTACTGTGAATTAGAACCGGCTAAGCCAATTATGGAATATGATAATCCTCCCAAAGTTGATGATATTTTTGAAGAAGTAAAAGAGGCTGTGGGGAAATTCGAATTTGATGTATTGACTATTACAAGTAACGGTGAGCCTACCCTTTATCCAAATTTAAATGAATTGATTGATAAATTAAAAACACTCAATAAAAAACTTTTAATTCTCAGTAATTCCTCTACAATTATGAAAAAAGATATTCAAAATGCCCTAAAAAAACTCGATATTGTGAAACTTTCCCTTGATGCGGTAACCCCGTCTGTTTTTAAAAAAATTGATAGACCTGCAAAAGGTATAAATATAGAAAAAATAATAAATGGAATTATTGAATTTCGAAAAATTTATAATGGTGAGCTTATTATTGAAACTTTAGTGGTTAAAGGTATTAATGATAGAGTTGATGAATTTAAGAATCTAAATGAAGTTTTAGCAAAAATAAATCCTGATAGGGTGGATATTTCCACAATAGACAGACCACCTGCATACAGGGTTGAGGGTGTAAGTATTGAGAGACTTTTTGAACTTGCTGAATATATAAAAAATCAAAATATTTTTATCCCAACACGTGAGAAAATAAATTATAAAATTGAAAATCTGACAAAAGAAGAACTTCTTGAAACTCTTAAAAGAAGACCTTTTAGCGAAAGTGATGTGAAAAATATTTTAGATGAGCATACTTTAAAACTTTTTAATGATTTGGAAAAAGAAAAATTACTAGAAGAAATTTGGGTGGGGGGAGTTAAATTTTATAAGGCTTTGGTATGA
- the asnB gene encoding asparagine synthase (glutamine-hydrolyzing), whose amino-acid sequence MCAIFGIIGKYDLKKVRYVLDLMIHRGSDYQNIVEFKDGVFGFNRLAIENIDKNLQPLKIGNRVFVFNGEIYNYKDLIKQYNLNVKTEIEVIAGLWERLGVDFVKKLDGMFAIAIFDKKLYLFRDEFGKKPLYFTKSGIFASEIKAILPFIEKKLNFDALAEYLAYNSSIAPNTIYNSIYKLPAGCFYDGEIKRWCDFERIENEKWTKDNVCNEFEKLLTESIKKRLQGEVEIGSLLSGGVDSSLIASVTSKFRKLKTFSIGYEGYDNYDERKYARVVANHIDSEHFEVNFTKKDFFDEFENVLFYMDEPIGDSSFFAAKFLAKHIPLKVVLSGEGSDELFLGYRRYNEYLGFLDAYLPNKMWLKKYLERHYEDIKEWEVFRRFFANEEVFRGINEIFFQRQINKVLKVKAKEVDYKRFLKGWRSFDFTYFDLKVWVGEVLLMKLDKMFMSNSIEARSPFLDRSLVQFVFSLPEVVRGKNKWIVKETAKKYLPISIINRRKKGFAFPFYEWLKEENELKRIVDINRKSRIFNEEYLKEIIKTGHKRYKQHLWSLYLFSRWCEKEFL is encoded by the coding sequence TTGTGTGCAATATTTGGAATTATTGGAAAATATGATTTAAAAAAAGTAAGATATGTCCTTGATTTAATGATACACAGAGGCAGTGATTATCAAAATATTGTGGAATTTAAAGATGGCGTTTTTGGATTTAACCGTTTGGCAATTGAAAATATAGATAAAAATTTACAGCCTTTAAAAATCGGAAATAGAGTTTTTGTATTTAACGGGGAGATTTATAATTATAAAGATTTGATAAAGCAATATAATCTGAATGTAAAAACAGAAATAGAGGTAATTGCTGGGTTGTGGGAGAGACTTGGAGTGGATTTTGTTAAAAAACTTGATGGAATGTTTGCTATTGCAATTTTTGATAAAAAGTTATATTTATTTCGGGATGAATTTGGCAAAAAACCACTTTATTTTACAAAATCAGGAATTTTTGCAAGTGAAATTAAAGCAATTTTGCCTTTTATTGAAAAAAAATTAAATTTTGATGCATTGGCCGAGTATCTTGCCTACAATTCTTCTATTGCACCAAATACGATTTATAACAGTATCTATAAACTTCCTGCGGGATGTTTTTATGACGGAGAGATAAAAAGGTGGTGTGATTTTGAAAGAATTGAAAATGAAAAATGGACAAAGGATAATGTTTGTAATGAATTTGAAAAATTACTGACAGAGAGTATAAAAAAGAGGCTTCAGGGTGAAGTTGAAATAGGTTCGCTTCTTAGCGGCGGGGTTGACAGCAGTTTAATTGCCTCCGTTACTTCAAAATTTAGAAAGTTAAAAACTTTTTCAATCGGTTACGAGGGATATGATAATTATGATGAGAGAAAATATGCGAGGGTTGTTGCTAATCATATAGATTCAGAACATTTTGAAGTAAATTTTACTAAAAAAGATTTTTTTGACGAATTTGAAAATGTGCTTTTTTATATGGATGAACCGATTGGTGACAGCAGTTTTTTTGCCGCAAAATTTCTTGCAAAACATATTCCTTTAAAAGTTGTTTTAAGCGGTGAAGGAAGTGATGAACTGTTTTTGGGATACAGGCGTTATAATGAATATTTAGGGTTTTTGGATGCATATTTGCCAAATAAAATGTGGCTTAAAAAATATCTTGAGAGACATTATGAAGATATAAAAGAGTGGGAGGTTTTTAGGAGGTTTTTTGCAAATGAAGAGGTTTTCAGGGGAATAAATGAAATTTTTTTTCAAAGACAGATAAATAAAGTTTTAAAAGTAAAAGCTAAGGAAGTTGATTATAAAAGATTTTTAAAAGGTTGGAGAAGTTTTGATTTTACCTATTTTGATTTAAAAGTCTGGGTTGGGGAAGTGCTTTTAATGAAACTTGATAAAATGTTTATGTCAAATAGCATTGAAGCTAGAAGCCCTTTTTTGGATAGAAGTTTGGTACAATTCGTTTTTTCTCTGCCGGAAGTTGTCAGAGGTAAAAATAAATGGATTGTTAAAGAGACGGCTAAAAAATATCTGCCAATTAGTATAATAAACAGAAGAAAAAAAGGATTTGCCTTTCCATTTTATGAATGGTTAAAAGAAGAGAATGAATTAAAAAGAATTGTTGATATAAATAGAAAAAGCAGAATTTTTAATGAAGAGTATTTAAAAGAAATAATTAAAACAGGGCATAAAAGATATAAACAGCATTTATGGAGTTTATATCTTTTTAGCAGATGGTGTGAGAAGGAATTTTTATGA
- a CDS encoding CorA family divalent cation transporter — translation MKFNINKYLIDDIENKDHPSDFEIQNNMAVLILRLPFIDVKKEKIEIVSYAFLIKEKVYIYNREKKEFEILGDFDDLHKFLDIRLDKILAKLNRLHIKIAKMEDDLYENKKEDFSKIWLECKKDLVLIERLIGHAMVAYERFLRHFKEKLENNYGFLDLKEHFERAFRFSHQAIEKVDYLYDFYKTRQDEKMNNIMFVLTLISGIFLPLTLITGFFGMNTGGLPLANDPNGTLKAVIIGVVLEIPVVYIIWKMMKS, via the coding sequence ATGAAATTTAATATAAACAAATATTTAATTGATGATATTGAAAATAAAGACCATCCGAGTGATTTTGAGATTCAAAACAATATGGCTGTCTTAATTTTAAGACTTCCTTTTATTGATGTTAAAAAAGAAAAAATTGAAATTGTGTCTTATGCTTTTTTAATAAAAGAAAAAGTTTATATTTATAACAGGGAAAAGAAAGAATTTGAAATATTAGGCGATTTTGATGATTTGCATAAATTTTTGGATATAAGGCTTGATAAAATTTTAGCCAAACTTAACAGACTCCATATAAAAATTGCAAAAATGGAAGACGATTTATATGAAAACAAAAAAGAGGATTTTTCAAAGATATGGCTTGAATGTAAAAAAGATTTGGTTTTAATAGAAAGATTAATAGGCCATGCGATGGTTGCATATGAAAGATTTTTGAGACATTTTAAAGAAAAATTGGAAAATAATTACGGTTTTTTAGATTTAAAAGAACATTTTGAAAGGGCTTTTCGTTTTTCACATCAGGCTATTGAGAAAGTCGATTATTTGTATGATTTTTATAAAACCCGCCAGGATGAGAAAATGAATAATATAATGTTTGTTTTGACTTTAATTTCAGGTATTTTTTTACCGCTTACATTAATAACAGGATTTTTTGGAATGAATACAGGGGGTCTTCCGCTTGCCAACGATCCAAACGGAACGTTAAAAGCTGTGATAATAGGAGTTGTTTTAGAAATTCCGGTTGTTTATATTATCTGGAAAATGATGAAGAGTTAA
- a CDS encoding pyridoxine 5'-phosphate synthase has translation MKLGVNIDHIATIREARKINEPDPLMALEILKEAGADQVTTHLREDRRHINDFDAKRIIESSFLPVNMECSINEEIIDIICNLKPFRATLVPEKREEVTTEGGLDLFKNEKRILNAIDKLHKNDIEVSLFIDPDFAQIKKAKEMKAEMIELHTGKYANLHLALFSNLNHTPNKIFKQMDRKTLKKELELEINLIKDASKLAKDLDLEVAAGHGLNYQNVTEIAKIPEITELNIGHSIIANAVFIGLKEAVIKMRELIN, from the coding sequence ATGAAACTTGGAGTAAATATAGACCATATTGCAACCATAAGGGAAGCCAGAAAAATAAACGAACCAGACCCTTTAATGGCACTTGAGATTTTAAAAGAAGCGGGAGCAGACCAAGTTACAACACATTTAAGAGAAGACAGAAGACATATAAATGATTTTGATGCGAAAAGAATAATTGAAAGCAGTTTCCTGCCCGTAAATATGGAATGCAGTATAAATGAAGAAATTATTGACATTATCTGTAATTTAAAACCTTTCCGTGCAACATTGGTCCCTGAAAAAAGAGAAGAGGTGACAACTGAGGGCGGACTTGATTTATTTAAAAACGAAAAAAGAATCTTAAATGCAATAGACAAACTTCACAAAAATGATATTGAAGTTTCACTGTTTATAGATCCAGATTTTGCTCAAATTAAAAAAGCAAAAGAGATGAAAGCGGAAATGATAGAACTGCATACAGGAAAATATGCAAATTTACATTTAGCCCTTTTTAGCAATCTTAATCACACACCTAACAAAATTTTTAAACAAATGGATAGAAAAACACTTAAAAAAGAACTGGAACTTGAAATTAACTTAATAAAAGACGCCTCAAAATTAGCAAAAGATTTAGATTTGGAAGTTGCAGCAGGGCATGGGCTCAATTATCAAAATGTTACTGAAATTGCTAAAATTCCTGAAATTACGGAATTAAATATAGGACACAGTATAATTGCCAATGCTGTTTTTATAGGTCTTAAAGAGGCTGTTATAAAAATGAGGGAGTTAATAAATTAA
- the rpiB gene encoding ribose 5-phosphate isomerase B: MKYFIGTDHAGFEVKPFVIDYLQKKGLEVEDLGCYSSESVDYPDFAHKVAEAVLANPGTKGILICGSGIGMSLAANKHKGIRAALCHDYYTASMARRHNDANILCFGARIVGLGEIESILEAWLTHEFEGGRHERRVKKIDI; encoded by the coding sequence ATGAAGTATTTTATCGGAACGGATCATGCCGGATTTGAAGTTAAACCTTTTGTAATTGATTATTTACAAAAAAAGGGGCTTGAAGTAGAGGATTTGGGGTGTTATTCATCTGAAAGTGTAGATTATCCGGACTTTGCTCATAAAGTTGCCGAAGCGGTTTTAGCAAATCCTGGGACTAAGGGGATTTTAATTTGCGGCAGCGGAATTGGAATGAGTCTTGCTGCTAATAAACATAAAGGTATAAGAGCCGCGCTTTGCCATGATTACTATACTGCATCGATGGCCAGACGTCATAATGATGCAAATATTTTGTGTTTTGGTGCAAGAATTGTGGGGCTGGGTGAGATTGAATCAATTCTTGAAGCATGGTTAACGCATGAATTTGAAGGTGGAAGACACGAAAGAAGGGTGAAAAAAATTGATATTTAA
- the mog gene encoding molybdopterin adenylyltransferase translates to MLKIGIVTISDRASAGIYEDKSGKEIEKFLNENIENKFETVYKLIPDEFDEIVKTLKELAEKKCSLILTTGGTGPAPRDVTPEATRMVIEKELPGFGELMRMHSLKYVPTSILARGTAGVVKNTFILNLPGSPKAIKENLEAVWAAIPYTVDLIGGDYIESKSAFRPKKK, encoded by the coding sequence ATGTTAAAAATTGGTATTGTTACAATTTCAGATAGAGCTAGTGCAGGAATTTATGAAGATAAAAGCGGAAAAGAAATAGAAAAATTCTTAAATGAAAATATTGAAAATAAATTTGAAACTGTTTATAAATTAATACCTGATGAATTTGATGAAATTGTAAAAACTTTAAAAGAACTAGCAGAAAAGAAATGTTCTTTAATTTTAACTACCGGCGGCACAGGACCTGCCCCAAGAGACGTAACTCCAGAAGCCACTCGTATGGTGATCGAAAAAGAATTACCAGGATTTGGGGAACTTATGAGAATGCATTCATTAAAATACGTACCGACTTCAATACTTGCCAGAGGCACTGCAGGTGTGGTAAAAAACACTTTTATATTAAATCTGCCAGGCTCTCCAAAGGCAATAAAAGAAAATCTGGAAGCAGTATGGGCGGCCATTCCTTATACAGTTGATTTAATAGGAGGAGATTATATTGAAAGCAAAAGCGCTTTTAGACCTAAAAAAAAATAA
- a CDS encoding malic enzyme-like NAD(P)-binding protein: MANRPVFTREEALEYHSKPVPGKIAIEVTKPVKDSKDLSLAYTPGVAIPCLEIDKDENLAYEYTNKANLVAVISDSTAVLGLGTLKPVAGKPVMEGKSVLFKKFAYVDAFDIELQVHDIDEIVNVSWAMAPTFGGINLEDIKAPKCFDIEKKLQEKCDIPIFHDDQHGTAIISGAAIINGARLTGKKLEDLRVVVIGAGAAGLAACEMYKALGIKNIVVTDSKGAITTKRTDLNKYKQPWAVDEDIETLADALKGADVVVGNSVANCITQDMVKTLAPNAMLFVMANPDPEIKPELALEVRDDLIIGTGRSDYPNQINNVLGFPYIFRGALDTRAKAVNMEMKIAACYALADLAQKPVPQYVKDAYNGADLKFGKDYILPKPFDRRVFVDESVAVARAAIESGVARIKVDDVDKWVEGYKNHLINMLKEKEGIDYYAE, from the coding sequence ATGGCAAACAGACCGGTATTTACAAGAGAGGAAGCCTTAGAATATCATTCAAAACCAGTCCCTGGTAAAATTGCTATAGAAGTAACAAAACCTGTTAAAGATTCAAAAGATCTTTCACTTGCTTATACACCTGGGGTTGCTATCCCATGTCTTGAAATAGATAAAGATGAAAACTTGGCATACGAATATACAAACAAAGCAAATCTTGTAGCGGTAATATCAGATTCAACTGCTGTTTTGGGACTAGGAACTTTAAAACCTGTTGCAGGTAAACCCGTAATGGAGGGTAAATCAGTATTATTTAAAAAATTTGCATATGTTGATGCTTTTGATATTGAGCTTCAGGTACATGATATTGATGAAATTGTAAATGTCAGCTGGGCAATGGCTCCGACATTTGGAGGAATTAATCTTGAAGATATTAAAGCACCAAAATGTTTTGATATAGAAAAAAAACTTCAGGAAAAATGCGATATTCCTATTTTCCACGATGACCAACACGGAACAGCTATCATCTCAGGTGCAGCTATCATTAACGGTGCAAGACTAACTGGTAAAAAACTTGAAGATTTAAGAGTTGTGGTTATAGGAGCAGGTGCCGCAGGACTTGCTGCGTGTGAAATGTATAAAGCGCTTGGAATTAAAAACATCGTAGTAACTGACAGTAAGGGTGCAATTACAACAAAAAGGACCGATTTAAATAAATATAAACAGCCTTGGGCAGTAGATGAAGACATTGAAACTTTAGCTGATGCCCTAAAAGGTGCTGACGTGGTAGTTGGAAACTCTGTAGCAAACTGTATTACTCAGGATATGGTAAAAACCCTTGCTCCAAATGCTATGCTTTTTGTTATGGCAAACCCTGATCCGGAAATCAAACCGGAACTTGCTTTGGAAGTCAGAGATGATTTAATCATAGGAACAGGAAGAAGTGACTATCCAAACCAAATTAACAATGTTTTGGGATTCCCTTATATTTTCAGAGGTGCGCTTGATACTAGAGCAAAAGCCGTAAACATGGAAATGAAAATTGCAGCTTGTTATGCATTAGCAGACCTTGCTCAAAAACCGGTTCCTCAATACGTAAAAGATGCGTACAATGGAGCTGATTTGAAATTTGGAAAAGACTATATTTTACCTAAACCGTTTGACAGAAGAGTATTTGTTGATGAATCAGTAGCAGTTGCAAGAGCCGCAATTGAAAGCGGAGTTGCAAGAATTAAAGTTGACGATGTTGATAAATGGGTAGAAGGGTATAAAAATCACCTAATTAATATGTTAAAAGAAAAAGAAGGAATCGATTATTACGCTGAATAA